From the Burkholderia sp. WP9 genome, the window GCGACATGACGAAGCCCAGCAGCGTCAGCACGACGCAACCCCAGGCGGTCGTGACCGTGAACGAGCGGTTGCCGGTCGAAGCGATCAGCAGTACGACCACGACGTACAAGACGGCGATTGCGATATCGAGCGGCGTCAGCGCGTCGATCACGAACACGGCGAGCGCGATGGCGGCGGCCAGCATCGTCGCGACATGGGCGTCGAGCGGCACCGTGGGGAGAGCGCGGCGGCAAGCCTTCATGACGGCCGGGTCAGCGGGCCGCCGCACGGCAACGGCGCGCAACAGAAGAGGTAGGCGTGTACATGGTGTTCGAAACGGGCATGCGTGGACGAATACCGGCAGCCTGCCCGTCAGTTTGACAGCCAGCTGGGCTGTCAACGCACATGACTGTCAGACCTACCGGCGAGCGGTAGCTTTCTATCTGAAATAGATCATGCGCGAGCCCGCGTCAATGGCGGTACTTATTTTTCCTTAAACCTTCCAAAAACGTGGTCGTGACAGATCCGCGCGTTCGGGCTGAAAGCCCCGTCGCACGGGTGTTGAGGCGGCGCGGCGGCCGTTTCGGGCCGCCGCGCGCGAGGCTGATCGATTAATGGTGGCCGTAGTCCTTACGGGCGATAGGAACCGCGCGAACCTTCGCATAGACGAAGGTCGGGAGTTCCTTGACCACCTGACGCGTGGCGCCGGCCCAGACGAGCTTGCCGTTCACATAGTCCAGTTGCGACATGGGAATCGCCACGTCGTGCTGGGACACGCCGAGGAACTGGTGAGCCGCCACGATCCCGAAGGAGACGGCGTTGTCCGGCGCGATGATGATGTCGTGAAGCACGCCGACTTTCTCGCCGCTGTCGTTGTAGATGCTCTTGCCGAGCAGGCTCTTCTTGACGCTCCAGCCTTCGACGACGAGTTCCGCCTGCTCCACGCTGATGCCGATCGGCTGCGCGCCCGCCACCTGCGCGTTTGCCTGCTGGCACATCGCGCCGAACGCCGACGCTGCCAGAAACACGAGTGTCCACTTTGCCTTCATGATGATTTTCTCCGCAAGATGCGTTTGTTGGAAAACAATGAATCGCAACCCGGCGACGGCATCTGACGTGCCGACTGCCGGGGTCGCGCTGACCGACACTGTGAACCGGTTGCAGCCGCGACTTTTTCAAATTCGCACGATGGCGTGGCTCGCTCGCCCAACCCGCGGTTTGCCAGAGCCTGCCCCACGCCGGGGCGGGCACGGCGTCGCGATCAATGGCTTTGTGGCCGCAGCGTGACCGTGCAGGTCATGCCCATCGCGAGCTTGACGCCGGCGGGAATCTGGTCGAGGTGGATCCGCACCGGCACCCGCTGGGCGAGCCGCACCCACGTGAAGATCGGATTGACGTCCGCCAGCAGATCGCCGTTGCTGGTCGGGTTGTCGCGGTCGGCAATCCCGCTCGCCAGGCTGTCGACGTGCCCCTGGATATCCTTGCCGCCCGACATCAGCCGCACCACCGCCTGATCCCCGACATGCACGCGCGGCAGTTTCGTTTCTTCGAAGTAGCCGTAGACCCAGAACGAGTGCGAGTCGATCAACGCCATGCGCGCCGTGCCGGCCGTGGCGAAATCGCCCGGATACAGGTTCAGGTTGGTGATGAAACCGTCCGAGGGCGCGCGCACTTCGCTGCGCGTCAGGTTCAGCACGGCCGTCTGCTGCGCCACCACGGCCGCCTTGACCGCGGCTTGCGCCGCGGCGTAGGCGGCGACGTCGGCGGAATAGTCGGCTTCGGACTGTTTGGCGAGCGAGGCCGAATCCAGCCGCGTTTCGTCCGAGATCACATCGCCGGTCAGGTTGGCGCGGCGCGCCGCCTGGGCGCGCTTCATCGCGAAGCCGGATTCGCTCGCGGCCATGCGCGCCTTGGCCTGCGCCAGTTGCGCCTGGGCGCGCAGAAGGTCGGCGTCGGCCTGCGCGACTGCGTAATGGAAGCGCGCCGGGTCGAGCACGAACAGAATGTCGCCCTTGCGCACCAGCTGGTTGTCCTTCACGCGCACTTCGCTCACCAGCCCCGACACATCGGTGGCGACCTGCACGACCTGCGCGCGAACCCGGCCGTCGCGCGTCCACGGCGAGAACATGTAGTCGAGCCACAGCATGCGGACCAGCGCGATCGCCACCACGAGAAGCGTAAGCGTAAAAATGGCGCGCAGGATGGATTGCATTTTCATCTTGGTGACCTGGCGTGAGCGTGAACAGTCAGTGGGTTCATGGGGATGAGTGAAGGACCGCGCTCATTGCCACAGCAGCAGCGAAGCGCCGCTGAAGAGCGCAGCGAAGAGCGCCACCCGGAACAGGCTCGGATGCCAGGTGTAGCGATAGAAGCCAAGCCGCGCCAGCACCAGGTCGAGCACGACGAACAGCAGCACGCAACCGGCGAGAATCGGCAACAGGCCGGGCACGAGCAGTGAAAACAGGTCAATTTCGCCCGGCATCGGCCACTCCTTGCGGCGCGTGATCCGGCGGCGCGGAGGCGAAACCGCCGCCCAGCTCCTTCATCAGCAGCGCCCATGCATCGAGCCGCCTGGCCTGCACCGCCGCCAGGCTTTCCTCCTGCTGCAACTGGGCGGCCTGCGCCGCCAACACATTGAGAAACTCGGTGATGCCGCTGCGATAGCCGGCGTCGGCGAGCTGAAACGATTTGCGCGCCGAACCGAGCGTGTTTTCAATCGACGCCTGCTGCTCTTCGAGCGAACGCAGCGAGACGACCTGCGCCGCGACGCCCTGCATCGCATTCACCACGCTCTGGTTGTACGCATCCACGGCGGCATCGCGCGACGCCACCGCCACTCCGTAATTGCCGCGCCGCCGGCCACCGTCGAAGATTGGCAGCGAGATCGCCGCGCCCACGCCGTGGCCCAAGCCGTCGCTGTTGACGAAGTTGAAGAAACCGCCGAAGGTCGCCGCCGACCCGAGCGACGCGGTCGCGATCAGATTGATGTCCGGATAGAAGTCGGCGTGCGCCGCGTCGATGCCCTTGTCCGCTTCGAGCACGCGCCAGCGCCCCGCCACCACGTCCGCGCGGTGGCCGATCAGCTCGGCCGGCAGCGAGGCCGGCAAGACCACCGGCACGCTCAGCGCGAGGCTCGGACGGCGCAGCGTATCGCCATACCCCGGCCCCTTGCCGATGAGCGCGGCGATGCCGATGCGCGCGAGCGCAAGCTGCTGCTGCGCCTCGCGCACCCGCGTCGTGCTCATCGCAAGCTGGGTCTGCGCCTGGCTGACCTCGAGCCCGCTGCCGACGCCCGCGCGCCAGCGGCGCGTCGCGATGTCGACGGTGCGTTGCTGTTCGGTTTGCACGGCGTCGTAGACGTCGAGCAACGCATACTCGAGCGCCAGTTGCACGTAGCTGCGCACCACGGCGGTCTGCAGTTCGACCTCCGCGAAGCGCGCGTCCGCGGCCGCCGCATGCACGTTGTCCAGCGCGGCTTCGCGAAGCGCGCGCGACTTACCCCACAGATCGAGGTCATAGGAAAGGTCCGCCTGGATATTGTTGCTCCATACCGTCGTGCCGCCCGGCGGCGCCGGGGTCGTATAGCGCGCGTAGCGCCTGCGCTCGAAGCTGCCGCTCGCGTCGAGTTGCGGCAGCTCGGCGGCGCCGGCGATCTGCGCCTGGAAGCGCGCCGCCTCGATCCGCTGCTCGACCGCGCGTAAGCCGGGGTTGCCCTGGGTGGCGTCCTGCACCAGCGTATCGAGCTGCGGATCGTTCCATTGACGCCACCACCCGCTCGCCGGCCACTTCGCGTCGGCTTGCGTGGCGCGCAACGCGGCGCCCGGGTCGAGTGTCGCGGGATCGAGCATCGATTCGCGCGTATGGATGCCGCCGCTGTCGATGCAGGCCGACAGCAGCACGGCACACGCGAGCGCGGCCGCCACCGGGCGGCACAGCGTGCGCAGGGACCAGCACGGGCGCGCGGGCTTCATGTCCGCACCCCGCTGGTTTGCCATAGGGCAAGGCTCTCGTCGCGCAGCGTCAGTTCGGTGAAATGCAGCAGCGCCCGCATCCGGTAGCGCGCGAGCGTCTGCGCGTCGACTGCGATATTCGGCCCGAGCGGCAGCAGGTCCAGCGCCCTGCGCGTCGCTGTCAACGCGCGTTCGGCCGCCCGCGGCGTGGCGTCCACGAACACGTCGGCAAGCGCGCCCAGCCACGCGTCCTGCTCCGCGGGCCAGCCCGCAGGCAGGATCGCGGCGAGCCGTTCGCTATCGAGGCGCACCTGGATCATCGAGCGGCCGATCTCCAGCGCGGCGAACGCCCAGCCGATCAGATGATCGCGGTCCACGCGCGCGTCGACCGGCGCGGACGCGATCTGCAGGATGAAGTCCCGCAAGCTCAATTCGAAGCTGTACAGCAGATCGTCGAGGTCGCCGTCGCGAGCGTCATGCGAGATCAGCCCGCGAATCTGCTTCTTGTATTGCGCGGAAATCCAGTCGCCCGCGCGTGGCGCGAGCACCGAAAACGCGACGGCGGCGACGGCGATACCGCACAGCAGCGCGAAGCCGGTATCGAGATAGGCACTCGGGTTATAAACGGTGGGATTCGTGATGCCGACAATGAAACAGAAGTACAGGCTGAAGCCGAGCCCGAGGATCGCCGTCTTCATGAATGTATTCAGATAGCTGCCCACCATCACGATGATCGCCATCGAAGCAGCGAGCAACTCGAACGTATCGATATGCGGCAGCACGAGAAAGTTGAACGCGAAGCCGGTGAGCCAGCCGCCCAGGCAGCCGGCGAAGATCTGCCAGCTTGCCACCGCAGGATTGGGCGCGAGCGCGAACAGCGCACTCGTGATCGCCACCGCGACAATCGCGGTCGCGCCGCCGACCCAGCCGGAGCCGATCCATACCGCGCCGACTATCAGCACCGCCACGGCCGAGCGCGCGCCGGCGATCGTCGCGGCTGCACGGTTGGCGGTAGCGCGGGTTCTGCCGATCCGGGTAATGGCCTGCAGCACCGATTGCGACCACGGCAGGCGGCCCATCGTGCGTGCGTCGACGTAGCTTCGGCACATCAGGCGCAAATCGGCGATCGAGAAGAACAACGCCGCGCCGGTGGTCGCCACGAACTGACGTTGATGCGGCGAGAGATCGGCGAGCGAGGCGAGCAAGCGGCCCAGAAACGCCGGCAAGTCACGCTCGAAGGCGTCGAGGCGGCTCGACATGGCCTCGACCTGTTCCATCGTGACCAGCTGAGGCGGTGCGTCGTTCGGCACAATGGCGAGCAGGCCGCCGATCAGCTGCTCGACTGCCGCGAGCGCGCGCGGCTCGGCCTCGGCGGCGACCCGCGCCTTCAACTGATGCAGTGCATGAATCCACGTGACGGTGTCGAGAAAACTCCGGTCGAGATCGAGATAGACATGGTTGCGCAGGCGAATGGACGGGTCCTCGAACACGGCGCCGCTGCGCAGACTTTCCACGCCGACGCGCTCGCGGATCAGATCGAGAAAAGTGTCGAAGCCCGCAACGCTCGTCGCGCGGTCGAGTACCGTATGCATCGCGTTGAGCAGGTTCGTGAAGTTCTTGCGGCTCGCCGCGTAGAGCGCCGGCGCGACCGACTGCGGGAACACCACCGCGCTCACCACGCTCGCGCACACCACGCCGATCGCGACTTCGCTGACGGTGAACACGACGTTGTCATAGACGCCGTACGGATTCGACCACACTGGTATCGCCGTGATGGCCGTGCCGTAGCCGGTCAGCACGAACCCATACGACTGGAAATTGCGGTAGTAGGCGGCGCCGAACACGCACACACCGATCCACACGGCCAGCGCGGTCAGAAACAGCAGCGGCTGTTGCGGGAACAACGCGATCAGCAGCAGACCCGCGAAGCTGCCGCCCACCATGCCCAACCCACGATAGAACCCTCGCGCGATCACCATGCCGCTTTGCTGATGCATCATCACGATCACGCACGAGACCATCGCCGTGGCCGGCGTGCGCAGTTCGAGGCGCATGCACAGACCCATCGCGAGCGTCATCGCAACGGCCACCTTCGCGATATGGCGAAAGCGCGGGCCGTCGTCCTTCCAGTATGTGTTCAGCTCGTCGCGCCATCGAGGCAGGGCCGCGCTGGTGGCATCCGCTTGCTGGGTCATAGGGCTCTCGTGAATCGCTCGACTTGGGTTGTTCGCGCGCTTGTTGGGGCGCTTGCTGGTGCCTTTGCCAGCGCGTTGTTTTCTCGTCCGCCGGCCGTTAAGCCCAAGCGAATACCGCTATCTGTCTACGTTGCGTAGTTTGCGATGCGCGGGGGCGGCGCATTTGCGGATTCGCACGTTTTTTACACATGCGCTGTGCGGCATGCGTTTGGGTTGATGCGTTTGGGTTGAATGCATCGGCGGGCATGCAGTCTCGACCCATGAGTTGCGCTAATCCGTGCGCGGCAGAAATCCCCTCGGCGCATAAGGACGTTGCCCAACGGGCGCCCGGAACCCCGGGCGCCTCGCCTCACCGCGACCTGCTTTGCGCGGCTAGCGCAAGTTGGTGCGCGCCAGTTCGACGATCTCGTCGCCGCGACCGTTGAGGATCGCGCGCATCATGTAGAGGCTGAAGCCCTTGGCCTGTGCGAGCTCGATCGTCGGCGGCATGGCCAGCTCATGTTTCGACGTGACCACGTCCACCAGCGCCGGGCCGGGATGGTCGAATGCCTGCTTCAGCGCGCCCGCCACGTCTTCCGACTCTTCGACGCGAATGCTGAAAATGCCCGCCCCTTTCGCGATCGCCGCGAAATCGGTTTTGGCGAGATCGACGTTGGTGTCGAGATAGCCGCCCGCCTTCAACTCCATCGAGACGAAGCCAAGCAGGCTGTTGTTGAACACCACCACCTTGATCGGCAAGTCGAGCTGCCGCGCGGTGAGCAGATCGCCGAGCAGCATCGACAGCCCGCCGTCACCCGACAGCGACACGACCTGGCGCCCCGGATGCGCGCCCTGTGCGCCGAGCGCCTGGGGCATCGCATTGGCCATCGAGCCGTGGTTGAACGAGCCGTGCAGCTGGCGCTTGCCGTTCATGGTCAGATAGCGCGCGGCCCAGACGGTCGGCGTGCCGACATCGGCGGTGAAGATCGCGTCGTCGCTTGCGGCCTCGTCGATCATCTTCGCCAGATATTGCGGATGGATCGGGCGGCCCGGGCCGGCCGGCGTCGCGAGATCGTCCAGCCCCTTGCGTGCGGACACGTAGTGCTTGCGGGCGTTGTCGATGAACCCGCGGTCCGTCTTGCGCTGCAGCTTCGGCAAGGTCGCGGCGACAGTTTCCTTGACCGTGCCGACGAGGCCCAGCGCAAGCGGCGCGCGATGCCCGAGCTGGGAGCCTTTCCAGTCGATCTGGATGATCTTCGCGTCGGCCGGATAGAACGGCCGATAGGGGAAATCGCAGCCTAGCAAGAGCAGCGTGTCGCACGACATCATGGCGTGATAGCCCGAGCTGAAGCCGATCAGCCCGGTCATGCCGACGTCGTACGGATTGTCGTACTCGATGTACTGCTTGCCGCGCAACGCATGCACCACCGGCGCGCCGAGCGTGTCGGCGAGCGCGACCACTTCGTCGTGCGCGCCTTGCGTGCCGCTGCCGCACATGATCGTGACCGCGTCGGACGCGTTCAGCATCGCCGCGAGCCGATCGAGATCCGCCTCGGCGGGGATGATGCGCGGCGGCGCGCTTTCGGTCCACGACGGCGCTTCAGCCGGTCCCTCGCTCAAGGCCACGTCGCCCGGCAGCACGATCACGGCGACGCCGCGCTGTTCCACCGCGGTGCGCATCGCGCGCGCCAGCACGCGCGGAAACTGCGCTGCGGAGGACACCAGTTCGACGTAGTGGCTGCACTCCTTGAAAAGCTCCTGCGGATGCGTTTCCTGAAAGTACCCAAGGCCGATTTCCGTCGACGGGATATGCGCCGCGATCGCGAGCACCGGCTGTTGATTGCGATGGCAATCGAACAGACCGTTGATCAGATGCAGGTTGCCCGGGCCGCAACTGCCGGCGCACACCGCGAGACGCCCGCTCGAAGCCGCGTCGGCGCCGGCCGCGAAGGCGGCCGCTTCTTCGTGACGGGTATGCATCCAGCGGATCGAGCCGACCTCGTCGAGGCTGAAGGCGAGACCGTTCAGACTGTCGCCCGTCACGCCCCAGATCCGTTCGACGCCCGCTGCCGCGAGCGTGCCGGCGAGATAGGCGGCAATGGTTTTGTTGGCCATGCTTGACTCCTTTTCACGGTAATTGGAAATCGACCGGGCGCTGAAAACGTCGCGACCGCGGCCGGCAGATCAAAAGAAAGCGCCGAAAAAATCGTCGCCGGAGGACGGCGCGGCTCTGCTGTGCCGATCCCCCTAAACTAGGCGAGTGTCGGCAAAATGTCCTGAAATAGCTCTGAAAACACCTGAATCACGCGGATACCAGGCAGCCGGCGCACGCTCGCAGAAGCTGACTGAAAAAGGTGGTGGAGACCGGCGCCGCCGACCGTCGCGCAATGCGCTCGCGAAGCCGGGATTCCAGTATGCTGACGTACCCCTCACTGCCGGCTGTACGACATGAATCTCTCGTTCGAAGTTCTGCAGGTGCTCGACGCCATCGATCGGACCGGCACCTTCGCCAGTGCGGCGGAACAGCTTCACAAGGTGCCGTCTTCGCTGTCGTACCTGGTCCAGAAGCTGGAGCTCGATCTCGGCGTCAAACTGTTCGACCGCAGCGGCCGTCGCGCGATCCTCACGCATGCGGGGCGGGTGGTCGTGGAGGAAGGGCGGCGTCTTCTGGAGGCGGCGGAAGATCTCGAATGCAAGGCAAAACGTATCCAGCACGGCTGGGAGTCGGAGCTGCGCATCGCCGTCGACGAGATCATTCCGTTCGACCTGCTATGGGACCATGTGGACGCGTTCTACAAGCTGCAGATGGATACGCGGCTGAATCTGTCGAAAGAAGTGCTGGGCGGCTCGTGGGATGCGCTGTTGACGCGCCGCGCCGACCTGGTCGTCGGCGCGGCCGGCGAGCCGCCGCAAATTCCCAACCTGGTCGCCAAACCGATCGGCTCGCTGCGTCATCTGTTCGTGGTGGCGCCGCAGCATCCGCTCGCCGCGGTGCCGGGGCCGCTGACGCTGGCGACGGTCGCCCGGCATCGCGCCGTGGCGATCGGCGATACGTCGCGCAAGCTCGCGCCGCGCACCATCGCGCTCGCCGCGAATCAGGAAGTCATGACAGTGCCGACGCTCGAGGCCAAACTCGCCGCGCAAATCAAAGGGCTCGCGGTCGGCACGATTCCGGAGTGTCTGGCCGCCGAGCCGTTGAGCCGGGGCGAACTGGTGCAGAAGGAAGTGCTGGGCATGCGCGATGTCACGCATTTCTTTCTCGCGTGGCGCAGCGACGAAGCCGGCAAGGCGCTGCGTTGGTGGGTCGACCAGTTGGACCAGCCGGATCTGATCGACGAGGTGGCGCAACAGAGGATGTTGCACGGCTGAGGACGGTTCAGTTGCGCGCCTTGATGCGGCGTGGCGGCGCGACGTCGAGCGCGTCCGCGGTGCGATCGGAGGCCGGCGGGCACACCGTCGACGCGGCAGCGCCCGCCGCGCTGTCCGATGCCGTGATCCGCAGCAGATGCGCGGCGGCCTGGTAATCGTCCCAGTCGAGGCCTTCGGTAACGCTCGCGCAGGCGGATTGCAACAGGTGCGCGGCGTCCGCGCTTCGGCCTTGCAGGTGCCAGAGTCCGCCAAGCGTGGTCGCGGCGCGCAACTGCAACGAGCGGCAGCCTTGCACCAGCGAGAGTTCCAGCGCCGCCAGCAGACAGGCCTCCGCATCCCGTATCGCCGAGCCGGATTGCGGCAGGTCGGCCTGCCCCATGAACAGCAGTTCGCCATGGATACGCCGGAGTTCCGCGGCATACCAGTGGTCGCCGGTTTCGTCGCAGCGCGCCAGCGCGTCGACCACGGTGGCGATGCCCTCTTCCCGCCGCCCCGCGCGTCCGAGTGCGAGGCTGTATTGCCCGATCAGCATCGCGCGAGGCGCGCCGAAGTCGAGCGACTCCAGATCGTCCAGCGCCGCGCGAAACGCTTGCAGGTCGTGCGCACCATCGTCGCGCATTGACCGCAGATATTCGTCGAAGCAGCGGCAGCAGGCCTGCGCGACGCTCAGACCCGCGCGCCCGGACGCTTCCTTTAGCAACGCGATCGCTTGCGCCGCGCGTTCCCGTTTGCCGGACAGCAGCATCAGCGGCACCAGCGCTTCCACCAGCACATAGCAGGTGACAATCGCCTGTTGCTGATCGCATGCAGCGATGACGCTGTCTTCCGCGAGCTTTAGCGCCTGATCGCGCAAGCCCTGCAGCCACAACACCCGCGCGAGGGTCGCGCGGCCTACGATGCGCTGATCCACGGACTGCCCGAGCGGCAGGCCATGTTGCAGGTTCTCGCTGTGTTCCAGCAGTTGTTCGAGCGATGCGCGCGCCTGCTGTTGATCGCCGCAGTAATGGGCCGCGATTCCGAGCAACCGGTAGCCCAGAATCGTTCCGCTCGTGTCACCCACCTCGGCGGCGAGCAAGGCAAAGCGGCGTGCGAACGCTTGCGCATTGCGCGCCGCGCCGGACGATTGGTTCGCATTCCACATGCCCCACAAAGCACGCGCCTCGAACACAGGGTCGCCCAGCGCGATCGCCGACGCCAGAATCTCCGACCAGATGCCGAAGGTTTCCCGGCTCGGTCCGTTGAGGTAGACGAGCGCCGCGGCAAGCCCCGCGTGAAGCTGCATGCGCACGCGCAGGTGACGTGTCGAACCCGAACCCTGATGCGCCGAGTCCACCGCGTCGAGGGCCCGTTTCGCCCACACGCGGCATTCGTCGACGAGTGACAGCTCGTAGAGCAGAAAGACGAACTTCACGGCCAGCGTCTCGCCGAGCACGTCGTCACCCTTCGGCGATAGGGCCCAGGCCAGCGCCGCGCGCAGGTCGTCGAGCAATGCGCGCATGCGCTGGTGCCAGCCCTCGCCGAGCGTGAGCGCAGGGTCGGCGCGACGCGGCGCCTCGCGCTCCAGCAAGCTCAGAAAGTAGCGCGCATGCTGCAGCGTGACGTAGCTCAGTTCGCCGTTGTCCTCGAGCTTCTGCGTGGCGTAGGCGCGCGTGGTCTCCAGCAGGCGATACGTCGCTCTGTCACGCTCCATGCGCGTCACCACCAGCGATTTTTCGACCAGTCCCGACACCGCCGTGACCACGTCGATCTCATGCAACGCGCCATCGCCGGCGACGGCGATCGCCGCCTCCATCGTGAAGCCGCCCGCGAACACGCCGAGCCTGCGCAGCGTGGTGCGCTCCGCGTCCTCGAGCAGCGCATGGCTCCAGTCGAGCGTCGCCCTCAAGGTCTGATGCCGCGGCAACGCCGTGCGGTTGCCGCCCGTCAGCATGTTGAAGCGGTCGTCCAGATGGCCGGCAAGCGTTTCAATGCCGAGGATCGCCGCGCGCGCCGCCGCCAGTTCGATGGCAAGCGGTATGCCGTCGAGCCGGCGGCATACCATGCCGGTCAAGTGAATGCTTTTTTCATCGGAGGAAAAACGCGCGTCGATCGCGCGAGCGCGCGACAGGAACAACTCGACGGCGCTGCATTGCAGGACATCCTGGCTTTGATCGTCCTGAGCGGGCACCTGGAGCGAAGCGACCCAATACAGATGCTCGTTCACGATGCGCAGCGGCTCGCGGCTGGTCGCCAGCACGCAGATCGCCGGACCCACGCCGAGCAGCGTCTCGGCGAGTTCGGCGGCGGGGCCGAGCACGTGCTCGCAGTTGTCGAGCACGAACAGCACGCGCCGCTCGCCGAGTTCTTTGCCCACGCGCGCGAGCGTGAGCGGACCGATGGCCGGATTCACGCCGACGCTGGCCGCGAACGCCGCGAGGACACTGTTTGCGTCGGAAGTGGACGCGAGTTGCACCAGATAGACACCGTCCGGAAAACGTGGCAGCAAGCCGCGCGCGACTTCGACCGCGAGGCGCGTCTTGCCGATGCCGCCT encodes:
- a CDS encoding efflux transporter outer membrane subunit — its product is MKPARPCWSLRTLCRPVAAALACAVLLSACIDSGGIHTRESMLDPATLDPGAALRATQADAKWPASGWWRQWNDPQLDTLVQDATQGNPGLRAVEQRIEAARFQAQIAGAAELPQLDASGSFERRRYARYTTPAPPGGTTVWSNNIQADLSYDLDLWGKSRALREAALDNVHAAAADARFAEVELQTAVVRSYVQLALEYALLDVYDAVQTEQQRTVDIATRRWRAGVGSGLEVSQAQTQLAMSTTRVREAQQQLALARIGIAALIGKGPGYGDTLRRPSLALSVPVVLPASLPAELIGHRADVVAGRWRVLEADKGIDAAHADFYPDINLIATASLGSAATFGGFFNFVNSDGLGHGVGAAISLPIFDGGRRRGNYGVAVASRDAAVDAYNQSVVNAMQGVAAQVVSLRSLEEQQASIENTLGSARKSFQLADAGYRSGITEFLNVLAAQAAQLQQEESLAAVQARRLDAWALLMKELGGGFASAPPDHAPQGVADAGRN
- the poxB gene encoding ubiquinone-dependent pyruvate dehydrogenase — protein: MANKTIAAYLAGTLAAAGVERIWGVTGDSLNGLAFSLDEVGSIRWMHTRHEEAAAFAAGADAASSGRLAVCAGSCGPGNLHLINGLFDCHRNQQPVLAIAAHIPSTEIGLGYFQETHPQELFKECSHYVELVSSAAQFPRVLARAMRTAVEQRGVAVIVLPGDVALSEGPAEAPSWTESAPPRIIPAEADLDRLAAMLNASDAVTIMCGSGTQGAHDEVVALADTLGAPVVHALRGKQYIEYDNPYDVGMTGLIGFSSGYHAMMSCDTLLLLGCDFPYRPFYPADAKIIQIDWKGSQLGHRAPLALGLVGTVKETVAATLPKLQRKTDRGFIDNARKHYVSARKGLDDLATPAGPGRPIHPQYLAKMIDEAASDDAIFTADVGTPTVWAARYLTMNGKRQLHGSFNHGSMANAMPQALGAQGAHPGRQVVSLSGDGGLSMLLGDLLTARQLDLPIKVVVFNNSLLGFVSMELKAGGYLDTNVDLAKTDFAAIAKGAGIFSIRVEESEDVAGALKQAFDHPGPALVDVVTSKHELAMPPTIELAQAKGFSLYMMRAILNGRGDEIVELARTNLR
- a CDS encoding HlyD family secretion protein, encoding MKMQSILRAIFTLTLLVVAIALVRMLWLDYMFSPWTRDGRVRAQVVQVATDVSGLVSEVRVKDNQLVRKGDILFVLDPARFHYAVAQADADLLRAQAQLAQAKARMAASESGFAMKRAQAARRANLTGDVISDETRLDSASLAKQSEADYSADVAAYAAAQAAVKAAVVAQQTAVLNLTRSEVRAPSDGFITNLNLYPGDFATAGTARMALIDSHSFWVYGYFEETKLPRVHVGDQAVVRLMSGGKDIQGHVDSLASGIADRDNPTSNGDLLADVNPIFTWVRLAQRVPVRIHLDQIPAGVKLAMGMTCTVTLRPQSH
- a CDS encoding FUSC family protein encodes the protein MTQQADATSAALPRWRDELNTYWKDDGPRFRHIAKVAVAMTLAMGLCMRLELRTPATAMVSCVIVMMHQQSGMVIARGFYRGLGMVGGSFAGLLLIALFPQQPLLFLTALAVWIGVCVFGAAYYRNFQSYGFVLTGYGTAITAIPVWSNPYGVYDNVVFTVSEVAIGVVCASVVSAVVFPQSVAPALYAASRKNFTNLLNAMHTVLDRATSVAGFDTFLDLIRERVGVESLRSGAVFEDPSIRLRNHVYLDLDRSFLDTVTWIHALHQLKARVAAEAEPRALAAVEQLIGGLLAIVPNDAPPQLVTMEQVEAMSSRLDAFERDLPAFLGRLLASLADLSPHQRQFVATTGAALFFSIADLRLMCRSYVDARTMGRLPWSQSVLQAITRIGRTRATANRAAATIAGARSAVAVLIVGAVWIGSGWVGGATAIVAVAITSALFALAPNPAVASWQIFAGCLGGWLTGFAFNFLVLPHIDTFELLAASMAIIVMVGSYLNTFMKTAILGLGFSLYFCFIVGITNPTVYNPSAYLDTGFALLCGIAVAAVAFSVLAPRAGDWISAQYKKQIRGLISHDARDGDLDDLLYSFELSLRDFILQIASAPVDARVDRDHLIGWAFAALEIGRSMIQVRLDSERLAAILPAGWPAEQDAWLGALADVFVDATPRAAERALTATRRALDLLPLGPNIAVDAQTLARYRMRALLHFTELTLRDESLALWQTSGVRT
- a CDS encoding DUF1656 domain-containing protein, with amino-acid sequence MPGEIDLFSLLVPGLLPILAGCVLLFVVLDLVLARLGFYRYTWHPSLFRVALFAALFSGASLLLWQ
- a CDS encoding PRC-barrel domain-containing protein — its product is MKAKWTLVFLAASAFGAMCQQANAQVAGAQPIGISVEQAELVVEGWSVKKSLLGKSIYNDSGEKVGVLHDIIIAPDNAVSFGIVAAHQFLGVSQHDVAIPMSQLDYVNGKLVWAGATRQVVKELPTFVYAKVRAVPIARKDYGHH
- a CDS encoding LysR family transcriptional regulator, with amino-acid sequence MNLSFEVLQVLDAIDRTGTFASAAEQLHKVPSSLSYLVQKLELDLGVKLFDRSGRRAILTHAGRVVVEEGRRLLEAAEDLECKAKRIQHGWESELRIAVDEIIPFDLLWDHVDAFYKLQMDTRLNLSKEVLGGSWDALLTRRADLVVGAAGEPPQIPNLVAKPIGSLRHLFVVAPQHPLAAVPGPLTLATVARHRAVAIGDTSRKLAPRTIALAANQEVMTVPTLEAKLAAQIKGLAVGTIPECLAAEPLSRGELVQKEVLGMRDVTHFFLAWRSDEAGKALRWWVDQLDQPDLIDEVAQQRMLHG